A portion of the Acidisarcina polymorpha genome contains these proteins:
- a CDS encoding isocitrate lyase/PEP mutase family protein, translated as MTTKAGNVPKEKLAEKIEVFRKLHVPGTPLILYNIWDAGSARAVARSGARAIATSSWAVAKAHGFEDGEQIPYELALQSLRQVVEAVDLPVSFDLESAYGENPKEVEKNFSLAISAGAVGCNFEDSVPGTRTIRDIATQVGRIRAARRASDAADVEFFINARCDLFFQGPSVKHDEDLLAKVLDRASAYAEAGADGLFVPGLTTISLISQLAKRSQIPINILADSSTSVQMLADSGVSRVSYGAGPYIEALNALEQAARAVTR; from the coding sequence ATGACGACAAAAGCGGGAAATGTACCTAAAGAGAAATTAGCCGAGAAGATCGAAGTGTTTAGGAAGCTGCATGTTCCCGGAACGCCGCTCATCCTCTACAACATCTGGGACGCGGGCAGCGCACGGGCAGTTGCCAGGTCCGGAGCAAGAGCAATTGCAACTAGCAGTTGGGCTGTCGCAAAGGCTCATGGATTCGAAGATGGTGAGCAGATACCCTACGAGCTGGCACTTCAGAGCCTTCGCCAAGTCGTAGAAGCAGTGGATTTGCCAGTAAGCTTTGATCTCGAAAGCGCCTACGGCGAGAACCCGAAGGAAGTGGAGAAAAACTTCTCCCTTGCTATCAGTGCGGGAGCGGTAGGGTGCAACTTTGAGGACAGTGTGCCCGGTACCAGGACGATTCGGGATATAGCGACGCAGGTAGGCCGTATTCGCGCCGCACGCAGAGCCTCGGACGCAGCTGATGTTGAATTCTTCATCAACGCTAGATGTGACCTTTTCTTCCAAGGTCCATCCGTCAAGCACGATGAGGATTTGCTTGCCAAGGTTCTAGATCGAGCATCCGCATATGCAGAAGCCGGAGCGGACGGCCTCTTTGTGCCGGGGTTGACGACGATATCGCTCATCTCCCAACTCGCGAAGAGAAGCCAAATCCCAATAAACATCTTGGCTGATTCATCAACCTCGGTTCAAATGCTGGCCGATAGCGGTGTATCCCGCGTGAGCTATGGGGCAGGCCCCTACATCGAGGCGCTTAATGCTTTGGAACAGGCAGCTCGTGCGGTCACCAGATAG
- a CDS encoding efflux RND transporter periplasmic adaptor subunit — MENTITETTTGSANAQSSLHHSPRLYVGVATLLVLVLAAAIVGPKLFHESAVSAAAPAPTVIVSEPLQRELNGRLQFLGQFSPVEQVELRAQVGGILTYIGFKDGAVVPKGTLLFVIDPTPYQIKLDESTAQVEKARARLELSATELARAQTLQKTDAGTVENVDQKAAEQRSAQAALEESEALVRDAKFDLDRTRVYAPFSGRMGTHLVSIGNLVSGNRGGGSSTTLLATVVSVDPIYLNFDMSEGDYLNFQRERASQRSALANRVDISLSDESQFKRQGTLNFLDNTLDRSSGTIHARATVPNSDLLLAPGSFGRVRVNLQSSNQVFLVPDAAVRADQTDRMVLVVGPDGVAKEKKVQTGGLRFGLRVVYSGLTSSDRVVIGGTPVAPGAKVSSQGGTIAASADEGSN; from the coding sequence ATGGAAAACACAATCACCGAGACAACGACGGGTTCCGCAAACGCGCAGAGTTCGCTCCACCATAGCCCAAGGCTCTACGTGGGAGTTGCAACTCTGCTCGTATTAGTCTTAGCGGCTGCGATAGTCGGCCCGAAACTTTTCCACGAATCAGCTGTCAGTGCCGCGGCACCTGCCCCAACTGTTATCGTCAGCGAGCCTTTGCAACGAGAGCTTAACGGAAGGCTCCAGTTCTTGGGCCAATTCTCGCCAGTAGAGCAAGTCGAGTTGCGAGCTCAAGTCGGTGGGATACTGACGTACATCGGATTCAAGGACGGCGCCGTAGTCCCGAAGGGCACCCTTCTATTCGTCATTGATCCGACTCCCTATCAGATCAAACTCGACGAAAGTACGGCTCAAGTGGAGAAAGCTCGTGCCCGGCTGGAGCTCTCAGCGACAGAGCTAGCACGTGCTCAAACACTGCAGAAGACGGATGCCGGTACCGTCGAGAACGTAGATCAAAAGGCCGCAGAGCAAAGATCTGCTCAAGCCGCGCTTGAAGAATCAGAAGCCCTCGTTCGTGACGCGAAATTCGATCTCGATCGCACGCGCGTCTATGCTCCATTTTCTGGACGTATGGGTACGCATCTTGTTTCTATTGGCAATCTCGTGTCTGGCAATCGGGGTGGAGGCAGTTCGACGACACTTCTAGCGACTGTCGTTTCCGTCGATCCTATCTACCTAAACTTCGACATGAGCGAAGGCGACTATCTCAACTTCCAGCGCGAGCGGGCATCGCAGAGGAGCGCCCTAGCCAACAGAGTTGATATCTCGCTGAGTGACGAAAGCCAATTCAAGCGCCAAGGCACGTTGAATTTTCTCGATAACACTCTTGATCGTTCGAGCGGAACCATACATGCGCGAGCGACCGTTCCGAACTCAGATCTTCTGCTGGCGCCAGGATCGTTCGGTCGGGTTCGCGTGAACCTGCAGTCTTCAAACCAAGTCTTCCTCGTCCCGGACGCTGCTGTAAGAGCCGATCAGACAGACCGCATGGTTCTAGTTGTTGGACCGGACGGCGTAGCGAAGGAAAAGAAAGTCCAGACCGGAGGCCTTCGCTTTGGCCTGCGCGTTGTTTACTCCGGTCTCACGTCTTCGGATCGAGTTGTTATCGGGGGAACGCCCGTCGCCCCAGGAGCAAAGGTATCGAGTCAGGGCGGCACGATTGCTGCTAGCGCAGATGAAGGGAGCAACTAG